The following proteins are encoded in a genomic region of Sulfurovum indicum:
- a CDS encoding response regulator transcription factor, which produces MIKILIIEDDPELALILSNYLTKYDMEVICAEDPYIGLSLLTQHNFDLIILDLTLPGMDGLEVIPKIRDITDIPIIISSARDDITDKVIGMERGADDYMPKPYDPRELVSRIKTILRRTHSAEEKKEKKEETFVADPAARTIIFKGHFLDLTAAEYDILSMLIQHKNGSVSREQLLYESEHIDDDSSIKNIDVIISRIRQKIAKIDPDHIYIKPIRGVGYLLTDRV; this is translated from the coding sequence ATTATTAAGATACTGATTATAGAAGATGATCCGGAACTGGCACTGATCTTAAGCAACTACCTTACCAAATATGATATGGAGGTAATATGTGCAGAGGATCCCTATATTGGACTCTCTCTATTGACTCAGCATAATTTCGATCTGATCATCCTGGATCTTACCCTGCCCGGAATGGATGGGTTGGAAGTGATTCCCAAAATTCGGGACATTACGGATATTCCTATTATTATCTCCTCTGCACGTGATGATATTACTGACAAGGTGATCGGAATGGAAAGAGGTGCGGATGACTATATGCCAAAACCGTACGATCCCCGTGAACTGGTGAGTCGTATCAAGACGATCCTTCGCCGTACGCACAGTGCAGAAGAGAAGAAAGAAAAGAAAGAGGAGACATTTGTTGCAGACCCGGCTGCACGTACTATCATTTTCAAAGGACACTTCCTGGACCTGACTGCAGCCGAGTATGATATTCTCTCTATGCTAATACAGCATAAAAACGGTTCTGTTTCACGAGAACAACTGCTTTATGAAAGTGAGCATATCGATGATGACAGTTCTATTAAGAATATTGATGTGATCATCTCCCGTATCAGACAGAAGATCGCAAAGATCGACCCTGATCATATTTATATCAAACCGATCCGTGGTGTTGGATACCTCTTGACAGACCGCGTATGA